The proteins below are encoded in one region of Rhododendron vialii isolate Sample 1 chromosome 7a, ASM3025357v1:
- the LOC131333780 gene encoding inactive poly [ADP-ribose] polymerase RCD1-like isoform X6: MDSKWVEVLDNGCRRVGDSNRRRAAKCAANIARASHKVFSLSPKHNSLLSKLGKRKRLGSCKTNCGQSLVQNYSNYLRSGLPQRLLFYQDGEWNDFPEAIVALVRKDFQMKKAAIEVQFNGWHIILDVLYMLQVDLKTGSQKPIAWIDEAGQCFFPQSYSSGSRTYECNQSDLDKDGKFVYPEPNGTREIKLHLHIELSGANGSNLEECVEESNTRVKRVRINEKLGENRDELNVNDNCNGKSDAKMEESVKEVQQIGDHFFPRFEGDFEAVNSDIVRNMLIKGMDLSLRPEILEINRCNSNILQTRWEIFLKQAEITCKYRGDPNIQYAWLASTKDSISSLMMFGLTDCGPKLKKTFGVGVHLKPVNRALPSASYCDVDENGVRHVVLCRVILGKVELVRHGSEQFHPSSENFDSGVDDLENPNHYIVWNMNVGTHIYPEYVVSFKISHSAEGAIIGKESRFDIPGVTSCQEHHHLQLQLDSASVVSYVNFRSNWMCFVLEQGDNTKAIWVFFMTEVLLELS; this comes from the exons ATGGACTCAAAGTGGGTTGAAGTATTGGATAATGGTTGTAGAAGAGTTGGTGACTCCAACAGAAGACGGGCAGCCAAATGTGCCGCCAATATTGCTCGAGCAAGCCACAAGGTGTTCTCACTTTCTCCCAAGCATAATTCATTGCTTAGTAAGCTTGGCAAGCGGAAGAGATTGGGTTCATGCAAAACCAATTGTGGACAATCCCTAGTTCAGAATTATTCTAATTATCTAAGAAGTGGACTGCCACAGCGTTTGCTGTTTTATCAGGATGGTGAATGGAATGATTTTCCTGAGGCGATTGTTGCATTGGTCAGGAAAGATTTCCAAATGAAGAAAGCTGCAATAGAAGTGCAGTTCAATGGATGGCATATAATACTAGATGTCTTGTATATGCTTCAAGTTGATCTTAAGACAGGTTCACAGAAGCCTATAGCGTGGATTGATGAAGCAGGTCAGTGCTTTTTTCCTCAATCATACTCTTCTGGCAGTAGGACATATGAATGCAACCAGTCCGATTTAGATAAAGATGGAAAATTTGTGTATCCGGAGCCAAATGGGACCCGTGAAATCAAGTTGCATCTTCATATTGAATTAAGTGGAGCCAATGGCTCTAATTTGGAGGAATGTGTGGAAGAGTCAAATACTCGTGTTAAGCGGGTTAGAATTAACGAAAAACTTGGTGAAAACCGTGATGAACTGAATGTTAATGATAATTGCAATGGAAAATCTGATGCAAAAATGGAAGAGTCTGTCAAGGAAGTTCAACAGATTGGTGACCATTTCTTCCCCAGGTTTGAAGGTGATTTTGAAGCTGTGAATTCAGATATCGTCAGAAACATGTTAATTAAGGGCATGGACCTGTCCCTACGACCGGAAATACTTGAAATTAACCGATGCAATAGTAATATATTGCAAACTCGGTGGGAAATTTTCCTGAAACAGGCTGAAATTACCTGCAAGTATCGGGGAGATCCAAACATTCAGTATGCCTGGCTTGCTTCTACTAAAGATTCAATTTCTAGCCTCATGATGTTTGGGCTTACAGATTGTGGACCCAAACTGAAGAAGACATTTGGTGTTGGAGTTCACCTCAAACCAGTGAACCGCGCCCTCCCCAG CGCAAGTTATTGTGATGTTGACGAAAATGGAGTACGACACGTGGTGTTGTGCCGTGTCATATTGGGGAAAGTGGAACTTGTTCGTCATGGATCTGAACAATTTCATCCCAGTAGTGAAAACTTTGATAGTGGAGTTGATGATCTGGAAAATCCTAATCATTATATTGTTTGGAACATGAATGTGGGTACGCATATCTATCCAGAATATGTTGTCAGTTTCAAGATATCCCACAGTGCTGAAG GTGCTATCATTGGGAAAGAAAGCAGGTTTGATATTCCTGGGGTTACTTCTTGTCAGGAACATCATCACCTTCAACTCCAGTTAGATTCAGCTTCAGTTGTTTCA TATGTTAATTTTAGGAGCAACTGGATGTGCTTTGTGTTGGAACAAGGTGATAACACAAAGGCAATCTGGGTTTTCTTTATGACTGAAGTTCTTCTGGAGCTGAGCTAA